The following proteins are encoded in a genomic region of Actinomadura sp. NAK00032:
- a CDS encoding WD40 repeat domain-containing serine/threonine protein kinase, producing the protein MEALHPGDPRQIGPYRLEARLGAGGMGQVFLGVSPGARRVAVKVVRAEYAEDDRFRARFAREVEAARRVGGYHTAQVVDADPEAASPWLVTAFIPGPSLREVVGERGPLDPGAVRALASGLAEGLAAIHACGLVHRDLKPGNVIMAADGPRIIDFGIARATDATALTSHNAVVGTYAYMSPEQVLGDVPGPSGDVFSLGCVLAYAATGRGPFDAATIPAIVHRVLHEEPDLSALPDDVRNMIAACLAKEPARRPGLDMLITAPESIEPPPDTGPPGGEADTHANATLAATRPHDVPAAAPAPVGRRALLIGGGAAAAAVTVGVPAAFFLTRGEEKPAAPPASPPRPNGLIPQSGSLSAPDVKTLDEVAISPDGRTVAAGGLDATITLWDVATGRVLRTIRKAGWVGALAFSPDGASLASSSTSPGQLLVWDVATGHLKVNVRTGEFGLNALAYSPDGRTIAGANPDARLFDAASGDTRAEFDLGHSGVNAVAFSPDGGTVAVAVDGYYKKPPGRTVQLLDGRRLRSRGRLTGHTSNVTGVAFSADGRRLASCGADSTVRIWDVAARRAVRVIDAGEAKVRDVRLSPDGASVLGACSDRTVRVWNTATGALISTLVGHPQPVAKIALAPGGTLVAAVGSSKPDGTVTLWKV; encoded by the coding sequence ATGGAAGCGCTGCATCCCGGGGACCCCCGGCAGATCGGCCCCTACCGGCTGGAGGCCCGGCTGGGCGCGGGCGGCATGGGTCAGGTGTTCCTCGGGGTCTCGCCGGGCGCCCGCCGCGTCGCCGTCAAGGTCGTCCGCGCCGAGTACGCCGAGGACGACCGGTTCCGGGCGCGGTTCGCCCGCGAGGTCGAGGCGGCCCGCCGCGTCGGCGGCTACCACACCGCCCAGGTCGTGGACGCCGATCCCGAGGCCGCGTCGCCGTGGCTGGTCACCGCGTTCATTCCCGGCCCGTCCCTGCGGGAGGTCGTCGGCGAGCGCGGGCCGCTCGATCCCGGCGCGGTGCGGGCGCTCGCGTCGGGGCTGGCCGAGGGCCTCGCCGCGATCCACGCGTGCGGGCTCGTGCACCGCGACCTCAAGCCGGGCAACGTCATCATGGCGGCGGACGGCCCCCGCATCATCGACTTCGGCATCGCCCGCGCGACCGACGCGACCGCGCTGACCTCGCACAACGCGGTCGTCGGCACCTACGCGTACATGTCGCCGGAGCAGGTCCTCGGCGACGTGCCGGGGCCGTCCGGCGACGTGTTCTCGCTCGGCTGCGTGCTCGCCTACGCCGCGACGGGGCGCGGTCCGTTCGACGCGGCGACGATCCCGGCGATCGTGCACCGCGTCCTGCACGAGGAGCCGGACCTGTCCGCGCTCCCGGACGACGTCCGCAACATGATCGCCGCGTGCCTCGCCAAGGAGCCGGCGCGGCGGCCCGGCCTGGACATGCTCATCACCGCGCCGGAGAGCATCGAACCGCCTCCGGACACCGGCCCGCCCGGCGGCGAGGCCGACACGCACGCCAACGCGACGCTCGCCGCGACCCGGCCGCACGACGTCCCGGCGGCGGCCCCGGCGCCGGTCGGCCGCCGCGCGCTGCTCATCGGCGGAGGCGCCGCCGCGGCGGCGGTCACGGTGGGCGTCCCGGCGGCGTTCTTCCTGACCCGCGGGGAGGAGAAGCCCGCCGCCCCACCTGCCTCGCCGCCCCGGCCGAACGGGCTGATCCCGCAGAGCGGGTCGCTCAGCGCCCCGGACGTCAAGACCCTCGACGAGGTCGCCATCAGCCCCGACGGGCGGACGGTCGCCGCCGGCGGCCTCGACGCCACGATCACGCTGTGGGACGTCGCGACCGGGCGCGTGCTCCGCACGATCCGCAAGGCGGGCTGGGTCGGCGCGCTCGCGTTCAGCCCGGACGGCGCGTCCCTGGCCAGCTCGTCCACCTCCCCCGGTCAGCTGCTGGTCTGGGACGTCGCCACCGGGCACCTCAAGGTGAACGTGCGGACCGGCGAGTTCGGCCTGAACGCGCTGGCCTACAGCCCGGACGGCCGCACGATCGCGGGCGCCAACCCCGACGCCCGGCTGTTCGACGCCGCCTCCGGCGACACCCGGGCGGAGTTCGACCTCGGCCACAGCGGCGTCAACGCGGTCGCCTTCAGCCCGGACGGCGGGACCGTCGCGGTCGCGGTCGACGGCTACTACAAGAAGCCGCCGGGCCGCACCGTCCAGCTCCTCGACGGCCGGAGGCTGCGCAGCCGCGGCCGCCTCACCGGCCACACCTCGAACGTCACCGGCGTCGCGTTCAGCGCGGACGGGCGGCGCCTCGCCAGCTGCGGCGCGGACTCGACCGTCCGGATCTGGGACGTCGCCGCCCGCCGCGCGGTGCGCGTCATCGACGCGGGCGAGGCGAAGGTGCGGGACGTGCGGCTCTCCCCGGACGGCGCGTCGGTCCTCGGCGCCTGCTCCGACCGGACCGTCCGCGTCTGGAACACCGCCACCGGCGCGCTGATCTCGACGCTCGTCGGGCACCCGCAGCCCGTCGCCAAGATCGCCCTCGCCCCCGGCGGCACGCTGGTCGCCGCCGTCGGCAGCTCGAAGCCGGACGGCACCGTCACGCTCTGGAAGGTCTGA
- a CDS encoding bifunctional 2-polyprenyl-6-hydroxyphenol methylase/3-demethylubiquinol 3-O-methyltransferase UbiG, translating into MPTLSNEPHQARDVAESFGADAERYDRTRPSYPDALVTRLAAVGPDVLDVGCGTGIAARQFQAAGCRVLGVEPDARMAELAERAGVPVEVSTIEDWDPAGRTFDTVAAGQAWHWVDPVAGAAKAARALRPGGRLAVFWHSFQPPSDLGDAMAAAYRRAMPDSPLFQRPLPGPEAYSLMCDKASDGIREAGGFGEPEEWRFPWERRYTRDEWLEQVPTFGLHSRVPADKQQQILADIGAAVDAAGGAFTMGYTTVVATALRDA; encoded by the coding sequence ATGCCCACTCTATCGAACGAGCCTCATCAGGCACGCGACGTGGCGGAGTCGTTCGGCGCGGACGCCGAGCGCTACGACCGGACGCGCCCCAGCTATCCGGACGCCCTCGTGACGCGGCTCGCGGCCGTCGGGCCCGACGTCCTCGACGTCGGATGCGGGACCGGCATCGCGGCCCGCCAGTTCCAGGCGGCCGGGTGCCGCGTCCTCGGCGTCGAGCCCGACGCCCGCATGGCCGAACTGGCCGAACGCGCCGGCGTCCCGGTCGAGGTGTCCACCATCGAGGACTGGGACCCGGCCGGCCGGACGTTCGACACGGTCGCCGCCGGCCAGGCCTGGCACTGGGTCGACCCGGTCGCCGGCGCGGCCAAGGCGGCGCGGGCCCTGCGTCCCGGCGGGCGCCTGGCGGTGTTCTGGCACTCGTTCCAGCCGCCGTCCGACCTCGGGGACGCCATGGCCGCCGCGTACCGCCGCGCCATGCCGGACTCGCCGCTGTTCCAGCGCCCGCTGCCCGGCCCGGAGGCGTACTCGCTGATGTGCGACAAGGCGTCCGACGGCATCCGCGAGGCGGGCGGGTTCGGCGAGCCGGAGGAGTGGCGCTTCCCGTGGGAGCGCCGCTACACCCGCGACGAGTGGCTGGAGCAGGTCCCGACCTTCGGCCTGCACTCCCGGGTCCCGGCCGACAAGCAGCAGCAGATCCTCGCGGACATCGGCGCCGCCGTCGACGCGGCGGGCGGCGCGTTCACCATGGGCTACACCACGGTCGTCGCCACCGCGCTCCGCGACGCTTAA
- a CDS encoding TetR/AcrR family transcriptional regulator, protein MPTGVALRDVREQLFDAAERILLQGGPSALTSRAVTDEAGVAKGVLHRHFADFDAFLADFVIDRADRMAPQAAALRESAGTGEVVANLTGALAALFGPVAVAIVPLITFRAPLRVRLRRVWPAGVPVLTEAVDVIAVYLTAERDLGRLRPDADIGTLAPTLIGAAHLLFADRSGPPPEPEAVRKMVATVIAGALA, encoded by the coding sequence GTGCCCACAGGGGTGGCTCTCCGCGACGTGCGGGAGCAGTTGTTCGACGCCGCCGAGCGGATCCTGCTCCAGGGCGGCCCCAGTGCGCTGACCAGCCGCGCGGTCACCGACGAGGCCGGAGTCGCCAAGGGGGTGCTGCACCGGCACTTCGCCGACTTCGACGCGTTCCTCGCCGACTTCGTCATCGACCGCGCCGACCGGATGGCCCCGCAGGCCGCCGCGCTGCGCGAGTCCGCCGGGACGGGCGAGGTCGTCGCCAACCTCACCGGCGCGCTGGCCGCGTTGTTCGGGCCGGTCGCCGTCGCGATCGTCCCGCTGATCACGTTCCGGGCTCCGCTGCGCGTCCGGCTGCGGCGGGTCTGGCCGGCCGGGGTCCCGGTGCTGACCGAGGCCGTGGATGTGATCGCGGTCTACCTCACCGCCGAACGCGACCTCGGCCGGCTCCGCCCGGACGCCGACATCGGCACGCTGGCGCCCACCCTGATCGGGGCCGCGCACCTGCTGTTCGCCGACCGGTCAGGGCCGCCGCCGGAGCCGGAGGCCGTACGCAAGATGGTGGCGACCGTCATCGCCGGCGCCCTCGCCTGA
- a CDS encoding SAM-dependent methyltransferase → MWPAPLQRRMGATVPDAAESEPSSADLRTDVAHSARVYDYLLGGKDNYAADRTAAEEVVRIAPYMRTSVRANRDFMVRVARYLAAEAGVRQFLDIGTGLPTSPNLHEVVQEVDPSSRVVYVDNDPIVLVHARALLTSTPEGRSRYIHADLAEPEAILASAEVRETLDLSRPVALCLIAVLHFVHDEELARGVVRRLMDALPSGSHLALSTITIDSAPDEVGDAVRKYNSRGINSKARTKAQVRGFFDGFELIEPGLVPVHHWRPDERARAIDDSQVSMYGGVAVKR, encoded by the coding sequence ATGTGGCCCGCACCACTACAGCGACGTATGGGGGCTACCGTGCCGGACGCAGCGGAGAGTGAACCGTCCTCGGCCGACCTGAGGACCGACGTGGCCCACTCCGCCCGGGTCTACGACTACCTGCTCGGCGGCAAGGACAACTACGCCGCCGACCGGACGGCCGCCGAAGAGGTCGTCAGGATCGCCCCGTACATGCGCACGTCGGTGCGGGCGAACCGCGACTTCATGGTGCGGGTGGCGCGGTACCTGGCCGCCGAGGCCGGCGTCCGGCAGTTCCTCGACATCGGCACCGGCCTGCCGACGTCGCCGAACCTGCACGAGGTGGTCCAGGAGGTCGATCCGTCCTCCCGCGTGGTCTACGTCGACAACGACCCGATCGTGCTGGTGCACGCCCGCGCCCTGCTCACCAGCACGCCCGAGGGGCGGTCGCGCTACATCCACGCCGACCTCGCCGAGCCGGAGGCGATCCTGGCGTCAGCGGAGGTGCGCGAGACGCTCGACCTGTCGCGGCCGGTGGCGCTCTGCCTCATCGCGGTGCTCCACTTCGTCCACGACGAGGAACTGGCGCGCGGCGTCGTCCGGCGGCTCATGGACGCGCTGCCGTCCGGCAGCCACCTCGCGCTCTCCACGATCACGATCGACAGCGCCCCCGACGAGGTCGGCGACGCCGTCCGCAAGTACAACTCGCGCGGAATCAACTCCAAGGCCCGCACCAAGGCCCAGGTCAGGGGCTTCTTCGACGGCTTCGAACTGATCGAGCCGGGCCTGGTGCCCGTCCACCACTGGCGCCCGGACGAGCGGGCCCGCGCGATCGACGACTCCCAGGTCTCGATGTACGGGGGCGTGGCCGTCAAGCGCTGA
- a CDS encoding FkbM family methyltransferase — protein MLLRAYGIARSLVMYYGVPGKHRRAKRLYGLFLGPGDVAFDVGAHVGGRVRVWRHLGARVVAVEPQPDCLRVLRLFFGRDPDVAIVPGAAGAEPGRAHLALSTATPTVSSMSPGWIRSVTEDSSFARVRWDREVEVEVTTLDDLVAAHGLPAFCKIDVEGFEADVLAGLSRPVPALSFEYVPSAHGAALEALEIVERLGAYEYNYSPIETMRLASPHWLSAAELRRRLERIRPRGRSGDVYARLRSPGR, from the coding sequence ATGCTGCTGCGCGCCTATGGGATCGCCCGGTCGCTGGTCATGTACTACGGGGTTCCGGGCAAGCACCGGCGCGCGAAGCGACTGTACGGCCTGTTCCTCGGGCCCGGTGACGTGGCGTTCGACGTCGGCGCGCATGTGGGCGGCCGGGTGCGGGTCTGGCGGCACCTCGGGGCGCGCGTGGTCGCGGTCGAGCCGCAGCCCGACTGCCTGCGCGTGCTGCGGCTGTTCTTCGGGCGGGACCCGGACGTCGCGATCGTGCCGGGCGCGGCGGGGGCGGAGCCGGGGAGGGCGCACCTGGCGCTGTCCACCGCGACGCCGACGGTGTCCTCGATGTCGCCCGGCTGGATCAGGTCGGTGACGGAGGACAGCAGCTTCGCGCGCGTCCGCTGGGACCGCGAGGTCGAGGTCGAGGTGACCACGCTGGACGACCTCGTCGCGGCGCACGGCCTCCCCGCCTTCTGCAAGATCGACGTGGAGGGCTTCGAGGCGGACGTCCTCGCGGGCCTGTCCCGGCCGGTCCCCGCGCTGTCGTTCGAGTACGTCCCGTCGGCGCACGGCGCCGCGCTGGAGGCGCTGGAGATCGTGGAGCGGCTCGGCGCGTACGAGTACAACTACTCCCCCATCGAGACGATGCGGCTCGCGAGCCCGCACTGGCTGAGCGCCGCAGAACTGCGGCGGCGGCTGGAGCGCATCCGCCCGCGCGGCCGCTCCGGCGACGTCTACGCCCGGCTGCGCTCCCCCGGCCGGTGA
- a CDS encoding SigE family RNA polymerase sigma factor — translation MDDDGVTYEEFVTTRAQALLRYGFVLTGNADDAADLLQESLIRLRGAWGRVVNKNDPEGYVRKIMARQHISVWRRRRREHLMGSVPERHYDDRGLERAESDPRLWEALSVLPRRQRAVLVLRYYEDLSDEEIAGMLGISRGTVRSQAARALDKLRADWRPAAAASTMGGRHDR, via the coding sequence TTGGACGATGACGGCGTGACGTACGAGGAGTTCGTGACGACACGCGCCCAGGCTCTGCTGCGCTACGGCTTTGTCCTCACCGGCAACGCCGACGACGCGGCGGACCTGCTGCAGGAGAGCCTGATCCGGCTGCGCGGCGCCTGGGGGCGGGTCGTCAACAAGAACGATCCCGAGGGGTACGTCCGGAAGATCATGGCGCGGCAGCACATCAGCGTCTGGCGGCGGCGAAGACGCGAGCACCTGATGGGGTCCGTGCCGGAGCGGCACTACGACGACCGCGGCCTGGAGCGGGCGGAGAGCGACCCGCGGCTGTGGGAGGCGCTGTCGGTGCTTCCCCGACGGCAGCGCGCGGTGCTGGTCCTGCGCTACTACGAGGACCTGTCCGACGAGGAGATCGCCGGAATGCTCGGCATCTCGCGCGGGACGGTGCGCAGCCAGGCCGCCCGCGCGCTCGACAAGCTCCGCGCGGACTGGCGCCCGGCCGCCGCCGCGTCCACGATGGGAGGCCGCCATGACCGATGA
- a CDS encoding acyl-CoA dehydrogenase family protein, which produces MIDFTLTDEQEELRRTVERFARETVAPVIGDLYERGEFPYEIVAAMGKMGLFGLPFPEEHGGMGGDYFTLCLALEELARVDSSVAITLEAGVSLGAMPIYRFGSREQKERWLPALTSGEKLAGFGLTEPGGGSDVPGGMRTTARLDGDTWVINGSKAFITNSGTDITAFVTVTAYSGENEISTILVPNGTPGFTVGRKYSKVGWSSSDTRELSFDDVRVPAENLVGERGRGYAQFLRILDEGRIAIAALSVGLAQGCVDESLRYVREREAFGREIGRYQAMQFKIADMETRTHTARLAYYAAAAKMLRGEPFKKEAAIAKLVASNAAMDNARDATQVFGGYGFMNEYAVGRFYRDAKILEVGEGTSEVQRMLIARALGLPPS; this is translated from the coding sequence ATGATCGACTTCACGCTCACCGACGAGCAGGAGGAACTGCGGCGCACGGTCGAGCGGTTCGCCCGCGAGACCGTCGCCCCGGTGATCGGCGACCTGTACGAGCGCGGCGAGTTCCCGTACGAGATCGTCGCCGCGATGGGGAAGATGGGGCTGTTCGGGCTGCCGTTCCCCGAGGAGCACGGCGGCATGGGCGGCGACTACTTCACGCTCTGCCTGGCCCTTGAGGAGCTCGCCCGCGTCGACTCGTCCGTGGCGATCACGCTGGAGGCGGGCGTCTCGCTCGGTGCGATGCCGATCTACCGGTTCGGGTCGCGGGAGCAGAAGGAGCGCTGGCTGCCGGCGCTGACCTCCGGCGAGAAGCTGGCCGGGTTCGGGCTGACCGAGCCGGGCGGCGGCTCCGACGTCCCCGGCGGCATGCGCACCACCGCCCGGCTGGACGGCGACACCTGGGTGATCAACGGGTCGAAGGCGTTCATCACCAACTCCGGCACCGACATCACCGCGTTCGTCACGGTCACCGCCTACTCCGGCGAGAACGAGATCTCCACGATCCTCGTCCCGAACGGCACCCCCGGCTTCACCGTCGGGCGCAAGTACTCCAAGGTGGGCTGGTCGTCGTCCGACACGCGCGAGCTGTCCTTCGACGACGTGCGGGTCCCCGCCGAGAACCTGGTCGGCGAGCGCGGCCGGGGCTACGCCCAGTTCCTGCGCATCCTGGACGAGGGCCGCATCGCGATCGCCGCGCTGTCGGTGGGCCTCGCCCAGGGCTGCGTGGACGAGTCGCTCCGCTACGTCCGGGAGCGCGAGGCGTTCGGCCGGGAGATCGGCCGCTACCAGGCCATGCAGTTCAAGATCGCCGACATGGAGACGCGCACCCACACCGCGCGCCTGGCCTACTACGCCGCCGCCGCGAAGATGCTGCGCGGCGAGCCGTTCAAGAAGGAGGCCGCGATCGCCAAGCTGGTCGCGTCGAACGCGGCCATGGACAACGCCCGCGACGCCACCCAGGTCTTCGGCGGCTACGGGTTCATGAACGAGTACGCGGTCGGCCGCTTCTACCGCGACGCGAAGATCCTCGAAGTCGGCGAGGGCACCTCCGAGGTGCAGCGCATGCTGATCGCCCGCGCCCTCGGCCTCCCGCCGTCCTGA
- a CDS encoding hydroxymethylglutaryl-CoA lyase — protein MTAATPLAGLPERVTIYEVGPRDGLQNEKAVVPVEVKSEFVTRLADAGLRTIETTSFVHPKWVPQLADAEQLLDVLPRSPRLRYPVLVPNERGLERALSNGVTEIAIFGSATETFARRNLNRTVDESLAMFAPVVERARAEGLWVRAYVSMVCGDPWEGDVPVSQVVSVASRMMDMGCSQLSLGDTIGVGTPGRVTALIEALGAAGIGTERLAVHFHDTYGQALANTLAALQAGVTVVDASAGGLGGCPYAESATGNLPTEDLVWMLHGLGIDTGVDLGALAATSRWMAGHLGRPSPSRVVQALSPESE, from the coding sequence ATGACCGCGGCGACACCCCTCGCCGGACTGCCCGAGCGGGTCACGATCTACGAGGTCGGCCCCCGGGACGGGCTGCAGAACGAGAAGGCGGTCGTGCCCGTCGAGGTCAAGTCCGAGTTCGTGACGCGGCTCGCGGACGCCGGCCTGCGCACGATCGAGACCACCAGCTTCGTCCATCCGAAGTGGGTGCCGCAGCTCGCCGACGCCGAGCAGCTCCTGGACGTCCTGCCGCGCTCGCCGCGGCTCCGCTACCCCGTCCTGGTCCCGAACGAGCGGGGCCTCGAACGGGCGCTCAGCAACGGCGTCACCGAAATCGCGATCTTCGGCAGCGCGACCGAGACGTTCGCCCGCCGCAACCTCAACCGCACGGTGGACGAGTCCCTCGCCATGTTCGCCCCGGTCGTGGAACGCGCGCGCGCCGAGGGCCTCTGGGTGCGCGCCTACGTCTCGATGGTGTGCGGCGACCCGTGGGAGGGCGACGTGCCCGTCTCCCAGGTGGTGTCCGTGGCGTCCCGGATGATGGACATGGGCTGCTCCCAGCTCAGCCTCGGCGACACCATCGGCGTCGGCACGCCCGGCCGGGTCACCGCCCTGATCGAGGCGCTCGGCGCGGCGGGCATCGGCACCGAGCGGCTCGCCGTCCACTTCCACGACACCTACGGGCAGGCCCTCGCCAACACCCTCGCCGCGCTTCAGGCCGGCGTCACCGTCGTGGACGCGTCCGCCGGCGGGCTCGGCGGCTGCCCGTACGCCGAGAGCGCCACCGGCAACCTGCCCACCGAGGACCTCGTCTGGATGCTGCACGGCCTCGGCATCGACACGGGCGTCGACCTCGGCGCGCTCGCCGCCACCAGCCGCTGGATGGCCGGGCACCTCGGCCGCCCCAGCCCGTCCCGCGTCGTCCAGGCCCTGTCCCCGGAATCGGAGTAA